One genomic region from Rosa rugosa chromosome 1, drRosRugo1.1, whole genome shotgun sequence encodes:
- the LOC133725753 gene encoding wall-associated receptor kinase-like 3, whose amino-acid sequence MAIILLQLLVRITLLLTFWSTSTMATSSSSELAWPIAKPNCETHCGNISIPYPFGIGPNKDCYFDEWFEIECVNNSTGPHKPFLKRTQPKLEVLNISMEGTLLVNNPATFFYERNRTRQLAPNLTEGPFIYSQTYNRFTAMSCGFSALVRSDYDERVLGGCFSACNTDSSSIYNYGYDCIDGINCCQATLPPYLTLITTKVQYSETDGELLTYYNYAFLAEQTWFQNKNFKNTTMELKNAWFEQNISKFKAIEASMGMFPVVLDWSIRLYDTSSYFAIFKGFIGSHSSYNDSRPYCEAATSSYNNVPRLDCSCVCPLGFEGNPYLLQPCQDIDECKGSNQCVTQGETCENFVGGYKCYSNVTGATCEYFADRYGVAIATSCHINSSPFARADNIRTILLGLGAGVGLLLLLIGTWLVYKVVKKRKKIQRKQIYFKRNGGLLLEQQLSSGEVNVEKIKLFKSKELEKSTDSYNNDRILGQGAQGIVYKGMLADGRIVAVKKSKIVDEGKLTEFINEVVILSQINHRNVVQLLGCCLETEVPILVYEFIPNGTLSGYIHGQNEEYPLTWKMRLRIATEIAGALSYLHCAALFPIYHRDIKSSNILLDEKYRAKVADFGTSRSIAIDQTHLTTLVHGTFGYLDPEYFQSCQFTDKSDVYSFGVVLVELLTGRKPISAITRPQEKTRPQEEEYRSLATNFIVSMQKNILSDILDARVRKEGKGKEIRVVSNLARRCLELNGRNRPTMREVTMELEAIQMLGENAQNDEGVEYSENDSVKRWDVVSSTTDQSASYGGPTSSLLEHQQLTTKTW is encoded by the exons ATGGCAATAATATTATTGCAATTGCTAGTTCGTATCACCCTTCTGTTAACGTTCTGGTCAACAAGTACTATGGCAACATCATCATCTTCAGAATTAGCATGGCCGATAGCAAAGCCTAATTGCGAAACTCATTGCGGAAATATTAGCATCCCATACCCTTTCGGGATCGGACCTAACAAAGATTGTTACTTCGACGAATGGTTTGAAATAGAGTGCGTCAACAACTCCACAGGTCCTCACAAGCCTTTCTTGAAGCGCACACAGCCGAAGCTAGAGGTGCTGAATATTTCAATGGAAGGCACGCTTCTAGTTAACAACCCGGCCACTTTCTTCTACGAAAGAAACAGAACTCGGCAATTGGCCCCGAATTTGACAGAAGGCCCTTTCATATATTCACAGACATACAACAGATTCACTGCAATGAGTTGCGGATTCTCGGCGCTGGTAAGGTCAGATTATGATGAGCGTGTGCTTGGTGGGTGCTTTTCAGCTTGTAATACAGATAGTTCGAGTATATACAATTATGGATATGATTGTATTGATGGTATTAACTGCTGCCAGGCTACTCTCCCTCCATATCTCACTTTGATCACTACAAAGGTACAATATTCCGAAACTGATGGAGAATTGTTGACTTATTACAACTACGCCTTCCTGGCCGAGCAAACATGGTTTCAGAATAAGAATTTTAAGAATACCACTATGGAGCTCAAGAATGCATGGTTTGAGCAAAACATATCGAAATTCAAGGCTATAGAGGCGAGTATGGGCATGTTTCCTGTGGTTCTTGATTGGAGCATAAGATTATATGATACTAGTTCATATTTCGCAATATTTAAAGGGTTCATCGGATCACACTCGAGCTATAATGACTCAAGACCCTATTGCGAGGCTGCTACTTCGTCGTACAATAATGTTCCAAGGCTTGACTGCAGCTGCGTCTGTCCACTGGGTTTTGAAGGAAATCCTTATCTTCTCCAACCTTGTCAAG ATATTGATGAATGCAAGGGGAGTAATCAGTGCGTGACTCAAGGAGAAACATGTGAGAATTTTGTTGGAGGGTACAAATGCTATTCAAATGTAACTGGCGCTACATGTGAATACTTTGCTGATCGTTATGGTGTAGCAATAGCTACATCATGCCACATAAATAGTAGTCCCTTTGCTAGGGCCGATAATATCAGAACTATTCTTCTAG GTCTTGGTGCGGGTGTCGGGCTGTTGCTACTACTTATTGGTACATGGTTGGTGTACAAAGTggtgaagaaaaggaaaaagattcAGCGCAAGCAAATATACTTCAAACGAAATGGCGGTTTATTGTTGGAACAACAATTATCGTCAGGTGAAGTTAATGTTGAGAAAATTAAGTTGTTCAAGTCAAAGGAATTAGAGAAGTCTACGGATAGTTACAATAACGATAGAATTCTTGGCCAAGGAGCTCAAGGTATTGTTTATAAAGGAATGTTGGCAGACGGAAGAATTGTTGCTGTGAAAAAGTCGAAAATAGTCGATGAAGGAAAGCTTacagaattcatcaatgaggtTGTCATTCTTTCACAAATCAACCATAGGAATGTGGTTCAACTATTGGGATGTTGTTTGGAGACGGAAGTTCCTATTTTAGTTTATGAATTCATACCGAATGGAACGCTTTCAGGGTATATCCATGGACAAAATGAGGAATATCCACTTACATGGAAAATGCGCTTACGAATTGCTACAGAAATTGCAGGAGCTCTTTCTTACTTACATTGTGCAGCTTTATTTCCCATTTATCATAGAGACATCAAGTCTTCAAACATACTCTTAGATGAGAAATACAGAGCAAAAGTTGCTGACTTTGGAACTTCAAGATCAATTGCCATTGACCAAACTCACCTAACAACACTTGTACACGGCACATTTGGCTACTTGGACCCTGAATACTTTCAGTCATGTCAGTTTACTGACAAAAGTGACGTGTATAGCTTTGGAGTTGTCCTTGTTGAGCTCTTGACCGGTCGAAAGCCAATTTCTGCAATAACAAGGCCACAAGAAAAAACAAGGccacaagaagaagaatatagAAGTCTTGCCACTAATTTCATTGTTTCAATGCAGAAAAATATTCTATCTGACATTCTCGACGCACGAGTTAGGAAGGAGGGCAAAGGAAAAGAGATTAGGGTAGTTTCCAACCTTGCACGAAGATGCTTGGAATTAAATGGAAGAAATCGCCCTACAATGAGAGAGGTCACAATGGAGTTGGAGGCTATCCAAATGTTGGGAGAAAATGCTCAAAATGATGAAGGTGTTGAATATTCAGAAAATGATTCCGTTAAGCGTTGGGATGTTGTTTCAAGCACAACTGATCAGTCAGCTTCGTATGGTGGTCCGACTTCATCCTTACTGGAGCATCAACAATTAACCACTAAGACCTGGTGA
- the LOC133725754 gene encoding auxin response factor 6-like isoform X1 codes for MRLSSSSSSSGFNNHQPQEGEKKCLNSELWHACAGPLVSLPALGSRVVYFPQGHSEQVAASTNKEVDAHIPNYPNLPPQLICQLHNVTMHADVETDEVYAQMTLQPLSPQEQKDVYLMPAELGNPSKQPTNYFCKTLTASDTSTHGGFSVPRRAAEKVFPPLDYSQQPPAQELIARDLHDNEWKFRHIFRGQPKRHLLTTGWSVFVSAKRLVAGDSVLFIWNEKNQLLLGIRRANRPQTVMPSSVLSSDSMHIGLLAAAAHAAATNSRFTIFYNPRASPSEFVIPLAKYVKAVYHTRVSVGMRFRMLFETEESSVRRYMGTITGISDLDSVRWSNSHWRSVKVGWDESTAGERQPRVSLWEIEPLTTFPMYPSPFPLRLKRPWPSGMPSFHALKDGDMGLNTPLMWLQGGVGDPGMQSLNFQGFGVTPWMQPRLDASMAGLQPDVYQAMAAAALQEMRAVDAKCSSQSLLPFQQSSNVSNGPAAMLQRHSLPQSQSQNTFLQSFQENQAPASQLLQQQLRYHPYNNDQRQQQQHHHQQQLHQHQQQQQLQQQHLQQSQNMHQFSVQQQIPNVMSSLSNFATQSQSASLQAIPSQTQQQSFPESVGNAISSSDVPPIHSILGSLSQDGASQLLNLSGSNTGISSTLLPKVESQLSSGATQCVLPQVDQLGTPQSNISELTALPPFPGREYSFQGATDPQSNLLFGVNIDASSLMLQNGIPNLRNIGGGTDSLSMPFGAPNYTSATGNDYPLNSDMTTSSCVDESGFLQSSENVDQVNPPTRTFVKVHKSGSFGRSLDISKFSSYDELRGELGSMFGLEGQLEDPQRSGWQLVFVDRENDVLLLGDDPWQEFVNNVWYIKILSPLEVQQMGKEGLNRVASVPSQKLSNGSNTCDDYVTRQDLRNSSNGIASLGSLDY; via the exons ATGAGgctttcttcttcgtcttcgtcttcggGGTTTAATAATCATCAGCCTCAGGAAG GGGAGAAGAAATGTTTGAATTCTGAGCTATGGCATGCGTGTGCGGGGCCTCTGGTGTCTCTGCCTGCTCTTGGTAGTCGCGTAGTCTACTTTCCGCAAGGTCACAGTGAGCAG GTTGCTGCATCAACCAATAAGGAAGTTGATGCCCATATTCCCAATTACCCAAACCTACCTCCACAACTAATTTGTCAACTTCACAATGTGACTATGCAT GCCGATGTGGAGACGGATGAAGTATATGCTCAAATGACCCTGCAACCATTAAGTCCG CAAGAGCAAAAGGATGTATACCTAATGCCTGCAGAGTTGGGCAATCCCAGCAAACAGCCAACCAACTATTTCTGTAAAACTTTGACCGCAAGTGATACTAGCACGCATGGAGGATTTTCTGTTCCCCGCCGTGCAGCTGAAAAAGTCTTTCCTCCTCTT GATTACTCACAGCAGCCCCCAGCGCAGGAACTAATTGCAAGGGATCTTCATGATAATGAATGGAAATTCAGACATATATTTCGAG GCCAGCCCAAGAGGCATCTTCTCACAACTGGATGGAGCGTGTTCGTTAGTGCTAAACGACTTGTTGCCGGTGATTCTGTCCTTTTTATTTG GAATGAAAAGAATCAGTTGCTCTTGGGCATTCGGAGAGCAAATCGTCCGCAGACTGTTATGCCGTCGTCGGTTTTATCAAGCGATAGCATGCATATTGGTCTTCTTGCTGCTGCAGCTCATGCAGCTGCAACAAATAGTCGGTTTACTATATTTTATAATCCAAG AGCAAGTCCTTCTGAATTTGTGATACCCCTGGCCAAGTATGTTAAGGCTGTCTATCATACACGTGTTTCTGTGGGAATGCGATTTAGGATGCTGTTTGAGACAGAAGAATCAAGTGTTCGCCG ATACATGGGTACAATAACTGGCATCAGTGATTTAGATTCTGTTCGCTGGTCAAATTCACACTGGCGTTCTGTGAAG GTAGGCTGGGATGAATCCACTGCAGGGGAGAGGCAGCCAAGAGTTTCATTGTGGGAGATTGAACCGCTAACAACTTTTCCCATGTACCCTTCCCCATTCCCTCTCAGACTGAAGCGACCATGGCCATCTGGCATGCCCTCTTTCCATG CGCTCAAAGACGGTGATATGGGCCTGAACACTCCACTGATGTGGCTCCAAGGAGGGGTTGGAGATCCAGGGATGCAATCTTTGAACTTCCAGGGATTTGGGGTTACGCCCTGGATGCAGCCACGGCTTGATGCTTCTATGGCAGGTCTACAGCCTGATGTATACCAAGCAATGGCAGCTGCTGCACTTCAAGAAATGAGGGCAGTGGATGCAAAATGTTCTTCGCAGTCGCTTCTACCCTTCCAGCAATCTTCAAATGTTTCAAATGGGCCTGCTGCTATGCTTCAGAGACATAGTTTACCTCAGTCTCAGTCTCAGAATACTTTTCTCCAGAGCTTTCAAGAAAACCAAGCTCCTGCTTCTCAGCTGTTGCAACAACAGTTGCGTTATCATCCATATAATAATGATCAgaggcagcagcagcagcatcatcatcaacagcagctgcaccagcaccagcagcagcagcagcttcaaCAGCAGCATCTTCAACAATCCCAGAATATGCACCAATTTTCTGTTCAGCAGCAGATTCCGAATGTAATGTCTTCTCTATCTAATTTTGCTACTCAATCTCAGTCTGCATCACTACAAGCTATTCCTTCACAAACTCAGCAGCAGAGCTTTCCCGAATCTGTTGGAAATGCTATATCTTCATCCGATGTTCCCCCTATACATAGCATATTAGGTTCACTATCGCAGGATGGAGCATCGCAGTTACTTAACTTGAGTGGATCCAACACTGGAATATCTTCTACTTTGTTACCCAAGGTTGAATCACAGCTATCATCTGGGGCTACTCAATGTGTACTCCCCCAAGTGGATCAGTTGGGAACACCACAGTCAAATATCTCCGAGCTCACTGCCTTGCCTCCATTTCCTGGCAGAGAGTACTCTTTCCAAGGTGCTACTGATCCCCAGAGCAATCTTTTGTTTGGGGTTAACATTGATGCCTCATCTCTAATGCTACAGAATGGGATACCAAATCTGAGAAATATTGGCGGTGGAACTGATTCATTGTCTATGCCGTTCGGTGCTCCAAATTATACCAGTGCAACAGGCAATGATTATCCACTGAATTCAGATATGACTACTTCAAGTTGTGTAGATGAATCAGGCTTCTTGCAGTCTTCAGAAAATGTGGACCAAGTAAATCCACCAACTCGAACCTTTGTGAAG GTTCACAAGTCGGGGTCCTTTGGGAGGTCACTGGATATTTCAAAATTCAGCAGCTACGATGAGCTGCGCGGTGAGCTCGGAAGCATGTTTGGCCTTGAAGGCCAATTAGAGGATCCTCAGAGATCAGGCTGGCAGCTTGTATTCGTTGACCGGGAGAATGATGTTCTTCTCCTTGGTGACGACCCTTGGCA ggAGTTTGTGAACAATGTTTGGTATATCAAGATACTTTCTCCGCTTGAAGTGCAACAAATGGGAAAGGAAGGCCTCAATCGTGTGGCTTCTGTCCCAAGCCAAAAGCTTTCCAATGGCAGCAATACCTGTGATGACTACGTGACCCGACAGGACTTGAGAAACTCAAGCAATGGGATTGCATCGCTGGGCTCCCTTGACTACTAA
- the LOC133725754 gene encoding auxin response factor 6-like isoform X2 — MRLSSSSSSSGFNNHQPQEGEKKCLNSELWHACAGPLVSLPALGSRVVYFPQGHSEQVAASTNKEVDAHIPNYPNLPPQLICQLHNVTMHADVETDEVYAQMTLQPLSPQEQKDVYLMPAELGNPSKQPTNYFCKTLTASDTSTHGGFSVPRRAAEKVFPPLDYSQQPPAQELIARDLHDNEWKFRHIFRGQPKRHLLTTGWSVFVSAKRLVAGDSVLFIWNEKNQLLLGIRRANRPQTVMPSSVLSSDSMHIGLLAAAAHAAATNSRFTIFYNPRASPSEFVIPLAKYVKAVYHTRVSVGMRFRMLFETEESSVRRYMGTITGISDLDSVRWSNSHWRSVKVCWDESTAGERQPRVSLWEIEPLTTFPMYPSPFPLRLKRPWPSGMPSFHALKDGDMGLNTPLMWLQGGVGDPGMQSLNFQGFGVTPWMQPRLDASMAGLQPDVYQAMAAAALQEMRAVDAKCSSQSLLPFQQSSNVSNGPAAMLQRHSLPQSQSQNTFLQSFQENQAPASQLLQQQLRYHPYNNDQRQQQQHHHQQQLHQHQQQQQLQQQHLQQSQNMHQFSVQQQIPNVMSSLSNFATQSQSASLQAIPSQTQQQSFPESVGNAISSSDVPPIHSILGSLSQDGASQLLNLSGSNTGISSTLLPKVESQLSSGATQCVLPQVDQLGTPQSNISELTALPPFPGREYSFQGATDPQSNLLFGVNIDASSLMLQNGIPNLRNIGGGTDSLSMPFGAPNYTSATGNDYPLNSDMTTSSCVDESGFLQSSENVDQVNPPTRTFVKVHKSGSFGRSLDISKFSSYDELRGELGSMFGLEGQLEDPQRSGWQLVFVDRENDVLLLGDDPWQEFVNNVWYIKILSPLEVQQMGKEGLNRVASVPSQKLSNGSNTCDDYVTRQDLRNSSNGIASLGSLDY, encoded by the exons ATGAGgctttcttcttcgtcttcgtcttcggGGTTTAATAATCATCAGCCTCAGGAAG GGGAGAAGAAATGTTTGAATTCTGAGCTATGGCATGCGTGTGCGGGGCCTCTGGTGTCTCTGCCTGCTCTTGGTAGTCGCGTAGTCTACTTTCCGCAAGGTCACAGTGAGCAG GTTGCTGCATCAACCAATAAGGAAGTTGATGCCCATATTCCCAATTACCCAAACCTACCTCCACAACTAATTTGTCAACTTCACAATGTGACTATGCAT GCCGATGTGGAGACGGATGAAGTATATGCTCAAATGACCCTGCAACCATTAAGTCCG CAAGAGCAAAAGGATGTATACCTAATGCCTGCAGAGTTGGGCAATCCCAGCAAACAGCCAACCAACTATTTCTGTAAAACTTTGACCGCAAGTGATACTAGCACGCATGGAGGATTTTCTGTTCCCCGCCGTGCAGCTGAAAAAGTCTTTCCTCCTCTT GATTACTCACAGCAGCCCCCAGCGCAGGAACTAATTGCAAGGGATCTTCATGATAATGAATGGAAATTCAGACATATATTTCGAG GCCAGCCCAAGAGGCATCTTCTCACAACTGGATGGAGCGTGTTCGTTAGTGCTAAACGACTTGTTGCCGGTGATTCTGTCCTTTTTATTTG GAATGAAAAGAATCAGTTGCTCTTGGGCATTCGGAGAGCAAATCGTCCGCAGACTGTTATGCCGTCGTCGGTTTTATCAAGCGATAGCATGCATATTGGTCTTCTTGCTGCTGCAGCTCATGCAGCTGCAACAAATAGTCGGTTTACTATATTTTATAATCCAAG AGCAAGTCCTTCTGAATTTGTGATACCCCTGGCCAAGTATGTTAAGGCTGTCTATCATACACGTGTTTCTGTGGGAATGCGATTTAGGATGCTGTTTGAGACAGAAGAATCAAGTGTTCGCCG ATACATGGGTACAATAACTGGCATCAGTGATTTAGATTCTGTTCGCTGGTCAAATTCACACTGGCGTTCTGTGAAGGTTT GCTGGGATGAATCCACTGCAGGGGAGAGGCAGCCAAGAGTTTCATTGTGGGAGATTGAACCGCTAACAACTTTTCCCATGTACCCTTCCCCATTCCCTCTCAGACTGAAGCGACCATGGCCATCTGGCATGCCCTCTTTCCATG CGCTCAAAGACGGTGATATGGGCCTGAACACTCCACTGATGTGGCTCCAAGGAGGGGTTGGAGATCCAGGGATGCAATCTTTGAACTTCCAGGGATTTGGGGTTACGCCCTGGATGCAGCCACGGCTTGATGCTTCTATGGCAGGTCTACAGCCTGATGTATACCAAGCAATGGCAGCTGCTGCACTTCAAGAAATGAGGGCAGTGGATGCAAAATGTTCTTCGCAGTCGCTTCTACCCTTCCAGCAATCTTCAAATGTTTCAAATGGGCCTGCTGCTATGCTTCAGAGACATAGTTTACCTCAGTCTCAGTCTCAGAATACTTTTCTCCAGAGCTTTCAAGAAAACCAAGCTCCTGCTTCTCAGCTGTTGCAACAACAGTTGCGTTATCATCCATATAATAATGATCAgaggcagcagcagcagcatcatcatcaacagcagctgcaccagcaccagcagcagcagcagcttcaaCAGCAGCATCTTCAACAATCCCAGAATATGCACCAATTTTCTGTTCAGCAGCAGATTCCGAATGTAATGTCTTCTCTATCTAATTTTGCTACTCAATCTCAGTCTGCATCACTACAAGCTATTCCTTCACAAACTCAGCAGCAGAGCTTTCCCGAATCTGTTGGAAATGCTATATCTTCATCCGATGTTCCCCCTATACATAGCATATTAGGTTCACTATCGCAGGATGGAGCATCGCAGTTACTTAACTTGAGTGGATCCAACACTGGAATATCTTCTACTTTGTTACCCAAGGTTGAATCACAGCTATCATCTGGGGCTACTCAATGTGTACTCCCCCAAGTGGATCAGTTGGGAACACCACAGTCAAATATCTCCGAGCTCACTGCCTTGCCTCCATTTCCTGGCAGAGAGTACTCTTTCCAAGGTGCTACTGATCCCCAGAGCAATCTTTTGTTTGGGGTTAACATTGATGCCTCATCTCTAATGCTACAGAATGGGATACCAAATCTGAGAAATATTGGCGGTGGAACTGATTCATTGTCTATGCCGTTCGGTGCTCCAAATTATACCAGTGCAACAGGCAATGATTATCCACTGAATTCAGATATGACTACTTCAAGTTGTGTAGATGAATCAGGCTTCTTGCAGTCTTCAGAAAATGTGGACCAAGTAAATCCACCAACTCGAACCTTTGTGAAG GTTCACAAGTCGGGGTCCTTTGGGAGGTCACTGGATATTTCAAAATTCAGCAGCTACGATGAGCTGCGCGGTGAGCTCGGAAGCATGTTTGGCCTTGAAGGCCAATTAGAGGATCCTCAGAGATCAGGCTGGCAGCTTGTATTCGTTGACCGGGAGAATGATGTTCTTCTCCTTGGTGACGACCCTTGGCA ggAGTTTGTGAACAATGTTTGGTATATCAAGATACTTTCTCCGCTTGAAGTGCAACAAATGGGAAAGGAAGGCCTCAATCGTGTGGCTTCTGTCCCAAGCCAAAAGCTTTCCAATGGCAGCAATACCTGTGATGACTACGTGACCCGACAGGACTTGAGAAACTCAAGCAATGGGATTGCATCGCTGGGCTCCCTTGACTACTAA
- the LOC133725754 gene encoding auxin response factor 6-like isoform X3 has translation MRLSSSSSSSGFNNHQPQEGEKKCLNSELWHACAGPLVSLPALGSRVVYFPQGHSEQVAASTNKEVDAHIPNYPNLPPQLICQLHNVTMHADVETDEVYAQMTLQPLSPQEQKDVYLMPAELGNPSKQPTNYFCKTLTASDTSTHGGFSVPRRAAEKVFPPLDYSQQPPAQELIARDLHDNEWKFRHIFRGQPKRHLLTTGWSVFVSAKRLVAGDSVLFIWNEKNQLLLGIRRANRPQTVMPSSVLSSDSMHIGLLAAAAHAAATNSRFTIFYNPRASPSEFVIPLAKYVKAVYHTRVSVGMRFRMLFETEESSVRRYMGTITGISDLDSVRWSNSHWRSVKVGWDESTAGERQPRVSLWEIEPLTTFPMYPSPFPLRLKRPWPSGMPSFHALKDGDMGLNTPLMWLQGGVGDPGMQSLNFQGFGVTPWMQPRLDASMAGLQPDVYQAMAAAALQEMRAVDAKCSSQSLLPFQQSSNVSNGPAAMLQRHSLPQSQSQNTFLQSFQENQAPASQLLQQQLRYHPYNNDQRQQQQHHHQQQLHQHQQQQQLQQQHLQQSQNMHQFSVQQQIPNVMSSLSNFATQSQSASLQAIPSQTQQQSFPESVGNAISSSDVPPIHSILGSLSQDGASQLLNLSGSNTGISSTLLPKVESQLSSGATQCVLPQVDQLGTPQSNISELTALPPFPGREYSFQGATDPQSNLLFGVNIDASSLMLQNGIPNLRNIGGGTDSLSMPFGAPNYTSATGNDYPLNSDMTTSSCVDESGFLQSSENVDQVNPPTRTFVKVHKSGSFGRSLDISKFSSYDELRGELGSMFGLEGQLEDPQRSGWQLVFVDRENDVLLLGDDPWQ, from the exons ATGAGgctttcttcttcgtcttcgtcttcggGGTTTAATAATCATCAGCCTCAGGAAG GGGAGAAGAAATGTTTGAATTCTGAGCTATGGCATGCGTGTGCGGGGCCTCTGGTGTCTCTGCCTGCTCTTGGTAGTCGCGTAGTCTACTTTCCGCAAGGTCACAGTGAGCAG GTTGCTGCATCAACCAATAAGGAAGTTGATGCCCATATTCCCAATTACCCAAACCTACCTCCACAACTAATTTGTCAACTTCACAATGTGACTATGCAT GCCGATGTGGAGACGGATGAAGTATATGCTCAAATGACCCTGCAACCATTAAGTCCG CAAGAGCAAAAGGATGTATACCTAATGCCTGCAGAGTTGGGCAATCCCAGCAAACAGCCAACCAACTATTTCTGTAAAACTTTGACCGCAAGTGATACTAGCACGCATGGAGGATTTTCTGTTCCCCGCCGTGCAGCTGAAAAAGTCTTTCCTCCTCTT GATTACTCACAGCAGCCCCCAGCGCAGGAACTAATTGCAAGGGATCTTCATGATAATGAATGGAAATTCAGACATATATTTCGAG GCCAGCCCAAGAGGCATCTTCTCACAACTGGATGGAGCGTGTTCGTTAGTGCTAAACGACTTGTTGCCGGTGATTCTGTCCTTTTTATTTG GAATGAAAAGAATCAGTTGCTCTTGGGCATTCGGAGAGCAAATCGTCCGCAGACTGTTATGCCGTCGTCGGTTTTATCAAGCGATAGCATGCATATTGGTCTTCTTGCTGCTGCAGCTCATGCAGCTGCAACAAATAGTCGGTTTACTATATTTTATAATCCAAG AGCAAGTCCTTCTGAATTTGTGATACCCCTGGCCAAGTATGTTAAGGCTGTCTATCATACACGTGTTTCTGTGGGAATGCGATTTAGGATGCTGTTTGAGACAGAAGAATCAAGTGTTCGCCG ATACATGGGTACAATAACTGGCATCAGTGATTTAGATTCTGTTCGCTGGTCAAATTCACACTGGCGTTCTGTGAAG GTAGGCTGGGATGAATCCACTGCAGGGGAGAGGCAGCCAAGAGTTTCATTGTGGGAGATTGAACCGCTAACAACTTTTCCCATGTACCCTTCCCCATTCCCTCTCAGACTGAAGCGACCATGGCCATCTGGCATGCCCTCTTTCCATG CGCTCAAAGACGGTGATATGGGCCTGAACACTCCACTGATGTGGCTCCAAGGAGGGGTTGGAGATCCAGGGATGCAATCTTTGAACTTCCAGGGATTTGGGGTTACGCCCTGGATGCAGCCACGGCTTGATGCTTCTATGGCAGGTCTACAGCCTGATGTATACCAAGCAATGGCAGCTGCTGCACTTCAAGAAATGAGGGCAGTGGATGCAAAATGTTCTTCGCAGTCGCTTCTACCCTTCCAGCAATCTTCAAATGTTTCAAATGGGCCTGCTGCTATGCTTCAGAGACATAGTTTACCTCAGTCTCAGTCTCAGAATACTTTTCTCCAGAGCTTTCAAGAAAACCAAGCTCCTGCTTCTCAGCTGTTGCAACAACAGTTGCGTTATCATCCATATAATAATGATCAgaggcagcagcagcagcatcatcatcaacagcagctgcaccagcaccagcagcagcagcagcttcaaCAGCAGCATCTTCAACAATCCCAGAATATGCACCAATTTTCTGTTCAGCAGCAGATTCCGAATGTAATGTCTTCTCTATCTAATTTTGCTACTCAATCTCAGTCTGCATCACTACAAGCTATTCCTTCACAAACTCAGCAGCAGAGCTTTCCCGAATCTGTTGGAAATGCTATATCTTCATCCGATGTTCCCCCTATACATAGCATATTAGGTTCACTATCGCAGGATGGAGCATCGCAGTTACTTAACTTGAGTGGATCCAACACTGGAATATCTTCTACTTTGTTACCCAAGGTTGAATCACAGCTATCATCTGGGGCTACTCAATGTGTACTCCCCCAAGTGGATCAGTTGGGAACACCACAGTCAAATATCTCCGAGCTCACTGCCTTGCCTCCATTTCCTGGCAGAGAGTACTCTTTCCAAGGTGCTACTGATCCCCAGAGCAATCTTTTGTTTGGGGTTAACATTGATGCCTCATCTCTAATGCTACAGAATGGGATACCAAATCTGAGAAATATTGGCGGTGGAACTGATTCATTGTCTATGCCGTTCGGTGCTCCAAATTATACCAGTGCAACAGGCAATGATTATCCACTGAATTCAGATATGACTACTTCAAGTTGTGTAGATGAATCAGGCTTCTTGCAGTCTTCAGAAAATGTGGACCAAGTAAATCCACCAACTCGAACCTTTGTGAAG GTTCACAAGTCGGGGTCCTTTGGGAGGTCACTGGATATTTCAAAATTCAGCAGCTACGATGAGCTGCGCGGTGAGCTCGGAAGCATGTTTGGCCTTGAAGGCCAATTAGAGGATCCTCAGAGATCAGGCTGGCAGCTTGTATTCGTTGACCGGGAGAATGATGTTCTTCTCCTTGGTGACGACCCTTGGCAGTAA